Below is a window of Desulfovibrionales bacterium DNA.
ATCCAGGTGGCCCGGCTGGCCGGCCTGCCGGAAGATGTGGTCAGACGGGCCAAGGAGATATTAAAGAAGATCGAGGGTAATGAGTTCGGGACTGCGGTGAAGAGGATGCCGGATAAGGGCCCGGTCCAGTTGGGTCTGTTCAGCGCTGACGTGAGCAGGATTCTTCGTATGTTGAAGGACATCGATATCGCGTCCCTTACGCCGCTGGATGCCCTGAATCTCCTTAATGAGCTCCAGAGACAGATAAAGTAACTTAAAAAAATTGTAACACGTTAGGTGTTTGAAACCGTCCTACATTCAGAAAAGGCTATTAATCTGGAACTCAGAAAATCAGGAAAAGATAGACCCTCTTTATTTGGGTTTGTACTTCCCTGAGTTCCTGATTTCCAGATTTGATATGTTTCTTTGCACTTTTTATCATCCATTTTCAAAACGCTAAATTATTACAAAAATTTGATTAGAGGCCGATCTTAATAAGTAATGGGTAGGGACATAAAAAAGTATCACTTAAGTTATATCGTCTGCTGGTCTTTGCTCTTGTGTCTCTTTATACCGGCCGGAGGGATTAGCCCGGCATCTTCCTGGGCCCTTTCGTCTCAGGATGCATACGTAAGGGCGGAACGGGATTACACGGGCTTTAAGTCCTCGCCCCGCACCAAATATCGCCAGTTCTGGCTGGAACATATCGATAAATTCAAAAAAATATATTCGAATGAACCCGAGGGCCCGGTGGCGCCTGAATGCCTCTATATGATGGCCGGTATATACCGGGAGCTTTACCGTTATTCCGGAAGACAGGGAGACCTCTCTGCGTCTATCGATATGTATGAGAGGCTGTGTAAACGCTTCCCGAAAAGCCCCCGGGCTAAAGAGGCCGGGGCTTCGTTGGCTAAGATCGGCAGGCCTGAGGATAATGCTCCGGCTGGAGAGGCGGCGGCCGGCGCCAAGGCCGAAGAACGGCCGAAGCTTGAGAGAACACCGGTGAGCAAAGGGCTGCACGAGGTAAAAGACATTCGAGCCTGGTCCACCTCCGATTACACGCGTGTGGTCATCGACGCGGAAGACCAGGCGCCGTTCAAGGAACATCTGCTGAAAAAAGACCCTGATATCAAAAAGCCAAAGCGGCTTTATATTGATATCTTCCAGAGCCGCCTGGGTCCCAACCTGCGGGATCCGATCCCGGTCATGGACGGCCTGCTCCGCTATGTGCGCGCCGGCCAGTATAAGAAGGATACCGTAAGGGTAGTCCTGGATATCGAATCGCTTAAAAAATATAAGGTCTTTTACCTGCTGAATCCCTTCCGCATCGTTATCGACATCATCGGCGGGCGGGCGGAGAAGGGAAAAGAGAAAGACCTCGGACAGTTGACGCTTACCCAGCAGTTGGGTCTGGGTGTGCGGAGGATAGTCCTGGACCCCGGACACGGGGGTAAAGACTGCGGGGCTATAGGAATCAACGGGCTGAAGGAAAAGGATATCGTCCTTAAAGTCACCAGGAAGGTCAAACAGAAGATCGAGGAACGGCTGCAATGCAGTGTTATCTTAACCCGGGACAAGGACGCATTTTTGCCGCTGGAAGAACGCACTGCCATCGCCAATACCAAAAAAGGCGATCTCTTTGTCTCTGTTCATGCCAATTCCGCGCCTAACGCGGAGGCCCGGGGTATTGAGACCTACTTTTTGAATCTGGCCTCGGATGAGGATGCCATGCGTGTCGCTGCCCGTGAAAATGCCACTTCTACAAAGAATATAAGCGACCTTCAGAAGATATTAAATGACCTTATGCTGAACTGTAAGATCAATGAATCATGCCGGTTGGCAGAGTACGTGCAGGACTGCCTGGTAAGCGGCCTTACCAAGCGATATGAGCAGGTTAATAATCTGGGGGTAAAACAGGCCCCCTTCTTTGTCCTTATCGGCGCGCAGATGCCCTCTGTTCTGGTGGAAATATCATTTCTCAGCCACCCCCAGGAGGCGGATCGCCTGAAGGATGAAGGATACCTTAATGACATAGCCGAACACCTGGCCGACGGGATTCAAAAGTATGTCCGGGATACGGAGACGGCCTATCTGTCTGTTCCGCCCGGTCGCACACACACAGGCCTCAGGTCTGAGGCCCCTTCAACAAAAAGGCGCTGATAAACGGGTCCAGATCACCATTTAGCACCGCGTCAACATTGCCTATCTCCAGATTTGTCCGGTGATCCTTAATCAGGCGGTAGGGTTGCAGGATATACGATCTTATCTGGTTGCCCCAGGCGATTTCCTTCTTTTCGTCATGTATATCCTGTTTTTTCTTGTCCTGTATGGCCTTTTCCCGCTCATAAAGGCGCGCCCTCAGGATCTTCATGGCCGTGGCCTTATTCTTATGCTGGGAGCGCTCATTCTGGCACTGCACCACGATACCCGTCGGGATATGGGTGATACGGACGGCCGAACTGGTCTTGTTGACATGCTGGCCGCCGGCGCCGCTGGCCCGGTATGTGTCTATCCGCAAATCAGCCTCGTTTATATCGACGGTGATGGTCTCATCCAGTTCCGGCAATACGGAAACAGAGGCAAAGGAGG
It encodes the following:
- a CDS encoding N-acetylmuramoyl-L-alanine amidase, with amino-acid sequence MGRDIKKYHLSYIVCWSLLLCLFIPAGGISPASSWALSSQDAYVRAERDYTGFKSSPRTKYRQFWLEHIDKFKKIYSNEPEGPVAPECLYMMAGIYRELYRYSGRQGDLSASIDMYERLCKRFPKSPRAKEAGASLAKIGRPEDNAPAGEAAAGAKAEERPKLERTPVSKGLHEVKDIRAWSTSDYTRVVIDAEDQAPFKEHLLKKDPDIKKPKRLYIDIFQSRLGPNLRDPIPVMDGLLRYVRAGQYKKDTVRVVLDIESLKKYKVFYLLNPFRIVIDIIGGRAEKGKEKDLGQLTLTQQLGLGVRRIVLDPGHGGKDCGAIGINGLKEKDIVLKVTRKVKQKIEERLQCSVILTRDKDAFLPLEERTAIANTKKGDLFVSVHANSAPNAEARGIETYFLNLASDEDAMRVAARENATSTKNISDLQKILNDLMLNCKINESCRLAEYVQDCLVSGLTKRYEQVNNLGVKQAPFFVLIGAQMPSVLVEISFLSHPQEADRLKDEGYLNDIAEHLADGIQKYVRDTETAYLSVPPGRTHTGLRSEAPSTKRR